AGCCTTTGGAGTAGAAGTCCAAACCCTGGTAGAGGTATGCCTCGATGAGTTTGGCGCGGGCGGCGGCGTAGTCCGGGTATTGCCGGACTATGTCCAGTAGCTCTCGGGCGGCCTCCGCCACGCCGCCCCTATTGAGTAGCGCGCTCGCCTCCCGGTACTTTTCTATTACGTCTTCCGGTATCCGGGGTACGGGCGGGGGGACTTCGAGCGGTTTAGCGGTGGCGGCGAGGAGTTGTTGCGTTTCGGCCAGGAGGTTGCGGGCGCGCGTATGGTCGGGGTGCGCCGCCAGTATTTCGCGGTAAACGCCAATGGCGCTCCGATACGCGCCGCGCCGCCGGTAGCCTTGGGCTCGGGCGAGGAGTTCGGCGACGCGTTTCTCCTCGGCCTCGCGCGCGGCTTCCTCGGCTTCCAGGTCGTCGACCCTCGCCAGCGACTCGGCGGCGAGGAAATCTTGCGGAACTACGGCCAGCGCGCTGCGGTAAGCCTGCCGTGCCCGCTCCCAATCGTTCCGCTCGATGCTTTCGGCGCCGTCGGCCATGTATTGGTGATACTTCGCCCTGGTCCAGTACCGGCGGGCGACGACGTCGTGGGGGTCCCATTCCAGGATGTCGGCGAATCGCTCCGCGGCGAGTTCGTAGTTGCCGGCCTCGAAATAGCCCCGCCCCTCCGCCAGCCATAATTCGGTTTGGCGGCGCCGTTCGCTGCGGCCGTGGATGTCGCGGCCCGGGTTGACCGAGACCGATAAGTAATGCGAGGAACCGAACTCCCGGGCGGTATAGGCGTAGTCGAAAGACAGCAGGTCGGTGTTGACGCCGATTCCCGCGGCGGGTTGGGTGCCGGTCGCGCCGGCGCGCACCGCGAGCAACGAAGCCACGACGAATTCGCAGCCGATCGCGACCCGCGACGGTTCCGAGAAGGGCAGCGAGAACGTCAGCGCCAGCCGGTGGCGGCCTACGTCGCGCGCCCACGACGCGCCGGCGTTTACGGCCAGCGGTTCGCGGTACCGCCCGGCGAAGACGTCGCGCTGGGTGGCGACCAGGTTTTGGGCGGCGAGGCCCAAGGCGACGGT
This genomic interval from bacterium contains the following:
- a CDS encoding tetratricopeptide repeat protein, encoding MALCCLITAGNARAERVTFANARAATLGPNPALDLGFYALEANPAVLAELSSLQFTFNHKIFPAPHAASEVVGGAVPLGAYGTVAGGFGTVRVGGVERYSGEGRYLGGYTYHDDRLAGGYGVAATSWLALGGAFNYERHLTEPRATYQNFGADAGIYLRPLAAAPSVEYAAGTVALGLAAQNLVATQRDVFAGRYREPLAVNAGASWARDVGRHRLALTFSLPFSEPSRVAIGCEFVVASLLAVRAGATGTQPAAGIGVNTDLLSFDYAYTAREFGSSHYLSVSVNPGRDIHGRSERRRQTELWLAEGRGYFEAGNYELAAERFADILEWDPHDVVARRYWTRAKYHQYMADGAESIERNDWERARQAYRSALAVVPQDFLAAESLARVDDLEAEEAAREAEEKRVAELLARAQGYRRRGAYRSAIGVYREILAAHPDHTRARNLLAETQQLLAATAKPLEVPPPVPRIPEDVIEKYREASALLNRGGVAEAARELLDIVRQYPDYAAARAKLIEAYLYQGLDFYSKGSLSAALRVWRRALALEPGNEKLQRYIKKAETEIDQIR